Proteins encoded by one window of Cloeon dipterum chromosome 2, ieCloDipt1.1, whole genome shotgun sequence:
- the LOC135936503 gene encoding protein takeout-like, which translates to MTLSKSLVALVAVALAALPTYYAKSLPSYFKVCERDADNFGECIVESVNALRPHLDKGIRSFKIPPLNPLSLEEVSIDEGTGPVAINLKLTKLRVKGGQDYKVNWVRPELENHKIHFSIDLPVLEMHGDYEMDGRALVLPIKGKGVADIIVYKISPNATLIGKPVMRDGVKYMEVEDFPVNIGPASLVKLNFDNLFGGNKQLGDNMNRFLNSNWKEVMDELRPIIENVVSAFLISASQSIFNTVPFDTLFPLKSA; encoded by the exons ATGACGCTGTCCAAAAGCCTGGTCGCGCTCGTGGCCGTCGCCCTGGCCGCCTTGCCGACTTATTACGCCAAATCGCTGC CGAGCTACTTCAAAGTGTGCGAGCGCGACGCAGACAACTTCGGCGAATGCATTGTAGAGTCCGTCAACGCTCTTCGGCCGCATCTGGACAAGG GAATCCGGTCGTTCAAGATTCCCCCCCTGAACCCGTTGAGCCTGGAGGAGGTGAGCATCGACGAGGGCACGGGCCCGGTCGCCATCAACCTGAAACTGACCAAGCTGCGCGTCAAGGGTGGCCAGGACTACAAAGTCAACTGGGTCAG GCCTGAGCTGGAGAACCACAAGATCCACTTCAGCATTGACCTGCCCGTGTTGGAGATGCACGGCGACTACGAGATGGACGGACGCGCCCTCGTGCTCCCCATCAAGGGCAAGGGCGTGGCTGACATCATCGTTT ACAAGATCTCGCCAAACGCGACGCTGATCGGCAAGCCGGTGATGCGGGACGGCGTCAAATACATGGAGGTTGAGGATTTCCCCGTCAACATCGGCCCGGCCAGCCTGGTCAAGCTGAACTTTGACAACCTCTTCGGCGGAAACAAGCAGTTGG gtgaTAACATGAACCGCTTCCTGAACAGCAACTGGAAAGAAGTGATGGACGAGCTGCGGCCGATCATCGAGAACGTGGTGTCTGCCTTCCTGATTTCAGCTTCGCAGAGCATCTTCAACACGGTGCCCTTCGACACACTCTTCCCTCTCAAGTCGGCGTGA
- the LOC135936487 gene encoding uncharacterized protein LOC135936487: MWRFQATSSNNTPMLLQTRTCDGQRYRLQKGSKTRPVYHLGQASNDAINTIEKKIWRWLSTNKQRFRTDDIDSLWNSFYDFFMTDAMAPLEGFLVPLQRSTAVDEVDVKVVQQELKELLRGQDKHVADLLSDYFCSSPGLKIRCLKRGGKSFSTDTEMAEFANGELKQTMLLFAGSDPGPGKHERMQRVVTEDMVLEAIENIKESRKSSGLLLITQEMLTLAPRAMAAVLYKFYDKSLREKSLPADWLNSVITLAHKDTDLDPTLVDNYRPIGITCVPSKILESLVGSHLQQFMERHWSHSQHGNRPKFSSETLLVTALEDIRGDLRRYGRVDCLRLDFSKAGERVVHSVLIAKLERLGVDATTVGWVRAFLRGRKQCVRVGNAISSFAEVTCGLPQGSPLSSVLLAIYLNDLNQGPIRARLYQYCDDTLIAKAITQHKDRQELQLALDWVQQWMIYNHMTVSSEKCQAISFQRPNQRRASTLKVQYWLDGNSVPVVPHIKFLGLHLSCDLTWDKHAKSLLERWLPVAEYFKKLPAKQKAVCYQLFIQNGLEKYCLIWGSRLERDNPKLFDRIDRIRRDHAANPSLSERLIIIKLEFMLKLFRRPIAYKELINECLDKRSTRFRSNKFESLVSSSDSIIGDAVAELSSFNKSTCFSSSFNSSSRKKIAKYADGKINWSLWWILTVAWCFLTIDLWCKDPPSDRALRLLDKCFHPSHNIFSLLWNKFFKRLFKMRGDRLFIYLICLIILSFTFEIFGII; this comes from the exons ATGTGGAGGTTCCAGGCAACATCATCAAACAACACACCCATGCTGCTGCAAACTCGCACCTGTGATGGCCAAAG gtACCGTTTGCAGAAAGGAAGTAAAACTAGGCCCGTATACCACCTGGGGCAAGCCTCTAATGATGCAATCAATACAATCGAAAAGAAGATTTGGAGATGGCTCAGTACAAACAAACAGCGTTTTCGGACCGACGACATAGACTCTTTATGGAATTCGTTCTACGACTTCTTCATGACAGACGCAATGGCACCTCTGGAGGGATTTTTAGTGCCCCTCCAGCGTTCCACCGCCGTGGACGAGGTTGACGTGAAGGTGGTGCAGCAGGAGTTGAAGGAGCTGCTCCGCGGACAAGACAAGCACGTCGCCGACCTGCTCAGCGACTATTTCTGCAGCAGCCCTGGCCTGAAGATAAGATGCCTCAAACGCGGAGGGAAAAGTTTTAGCACGGACACGGAAATGGCTGAATTCGCCAACGGTGAATTGAAGCAGACGATGCTTCTGTTTGCTGGCTCTGATCCTGGACCTGGAAAGCATGAAAGGATGCAGAGGGTCGTCACAGAGGACATGGTGTTAGAAGCCATCGAGAACATCAAGGAATCGCGAAAAAGCAGCGGACTTTTGCTCATCACGCAGGAGATGCTGACCCTGGCCCCTAGAGCGATGGCAGCGGTGCTCTACAAATTCTATGACAAAAGTTTGCGGGAGAAGAGTCTGCCGGCGGACTGGCTAAACTCGGTCATCACCCTGGCGCACAAAGACACAGATCTCGACCCCACACTCGTCGATAATTATCGCCCGATTGGAATCACCTGTGTTCCTTCTAAA ATTTTGGAGTCGTTAGTCGGGAGTCACCTGCAGCAGTTCATGGAGAGACACTGGAGTCACTCCCAGCACGGTAATCGGCCAAAGTTTTCCAGCGAGACCCTTCTGGTGACTGCTCTGGAGGATATCCGAGGCGACCTGCGGCGCTACGGCCGCGTCGACTGCTTACGACTCGACTTCAGCAAGGCGGGCGAGCGGGTGGTGCACTCGGTGCTGATCGCCAAGCTGGAGCGGCTCGGCGTCGACGCCACCACCGTCGGCTGGGTGCGAGCGTTCCTGCGCGGACGGAAGCAGTGCGTGCGGGTCGGCAACGCGATTTCGTCCTTCGCAGAGGTCACGTGCGGCCTGCCTCAAGGCAGTCCTTTGAGCAGCGTGCTGCTCGCCATTTACCTGAACGATTTGAACCAAG GACCAATCAGGGCACGTCTGTACCAGTACTGCGACGACACGTTGATTGCCAAGGCAATCACGCAACACAAGGACCGCCAAGAGCTGCAGTTGGCGCTTGACTGGGTCCAGCAGTGGATGATATATAACCACATGACTGTCAGCTCTGAAAAGTGCCAGGCCATATCCTTCCAGCGGCCCAATCAGCGTAGGGCGTCCACTCTGAAGGTTCAATACTGGCTGGATGGCAATTCCGTGCCTGTCGTGCCGCACATCAAGTTCCTGGGCCTCCACCTGAGCTGCGACCTGACCTGGGATAAGCACGCCAAAAGCCTTCTTGAACGTTGGCTGCCTGTGGCCGAGTATTTCAAGAAGTTGCCCGCCAAGCAGAAGGCTGTCTGCTACCAGCTATTCATACAAAATGGCCTGGAAAAGTACTGCCTCATCTGGGGCAGCCGTCTGGAGCGGGACAacccaaaattatttgaccGCATCGACCGAATCCGCCGTGACCACGCTGCCAACCCTTCCCTCTCCGAACGGTTGATAATTATAAAGCTGGAATTCATGCTGAAACTCTTCAGACGCCCCATCGCGTACAAGGAGCTGATCAACGAGTGCCTCGACAAGAGGAGCACCAGATTCAGGAGCAACAAATTCGAATCGCTTGTGTCTAGTTCAGACTCGATCATCGGGGATGCCGTCGCTGAGCTGAGCTCTTTCAACAAATCGACGTGCTTCAGCAGCTCTTTCAACAGCTCTTCTCGAAAGAAAATCGCCAAATACGCCgatggtaaaataaattggagctTGTGGTGGATTCTGACCGTCGCCTGGTGCTTTTTGACCATCGATTTATGGTGCAAGGATCCACCCAGCGACCGTGCTCTGCGTTTGCTCGACAAATGTTTTCATCCAAGCCACAACATTTTCAGTTTgttatggaataaattttttaaaagactgTTTAAAATGCGTGGTGATCgacttttcatttatttaatatgtttGATAATTCTGTCCTTCACATTCGAGATTTTCGGAATAATATGA
- the LOC135936489 gene encoding uncharacterized protein LOC135936489 produces MRSLALAVVYFIGAICLTTAWRKPAPMTGRMVGGGDDFYRILLQGLRNPDDPFQKPIKDEEKEQWVCNKGYDLVDRGDDICCYKFDSYEGRCCTKVDARNCFHVAHVSQHIN; encoded by the exons ATGAGGAGCCTAGC GCTTGCAGTTGTCTATTTCATAGGGGCCATCTGCTTAACAACCGCATGG CGCAAGCCGGCACCGATGACGGGCAGGATGGTTGGCGGTGGTGACGATTTCTACAGGATCCTGCTGCAGGGGTTGCGCAACCCAGACGACCCTTTCCAGAAGCCGATCAAGGACGAGGAAAAGGAGCAGTGGGTGTGCAACAAGGGCTACGACTTGGTGGACCGCGGCGATGACATTTGCTGTTACAAATTCGACTCTTATGAGGGCAGGTGCTGCACCAAGGTTGACGCCCGCAACTGTTTTCACGTGGCGCACGTCAGCCAGCACATTAACTGA